A single region of the Pontibacter kalidii genome encodes:
- a CDS encoding glycosyltransferase family 2 protein: MIYIVIPVFNRKNFTRECLLSLKRGTNQDYKVIVVDDGSTDGTADMLREEFPEVETLFGDGNLFWTASVNMGIKHALQLGADYVMTLNNDLEVAEDYIENTYRWMAEKPNAILGALEMDAGTREPAFGGEIVDFKLNKVRHLLQELPKEQQVGLHAVSQLPGRGLLIPRAVFEKIGLLDQDRFPHYVADYDFTHTALRNGFELYVNYDARLYTYPEESGERKNRQSKTLQNFYKHLFDIKGGGNLRDFTRFTLKNCPPPYIPYYLANGYARRIFGYMLK, from the coding sequence ATGATATACATTGTTATCCCTGTTTTTAACAGAAAGAATTTCACCAGAGAATGCCTGCTTTCGCTAAAGCGGGGCACCAACCAAGACTACAAAGTAATTGTGGTGGACGATGGCTCCACCGACGGCACCGCCGACATGCTGCGCGAGGAGTTCCCGGAAGTAGAGACCCTCTTCGGAGACGGCAACCTTTTCTGGACCGCCAGCGTGAACATGGGTATCAAGCACGCCCTGCAATTGGGCGCTGACTATGTGATGACGCTGAACAACGACCTGGAGGTAGCCGAGGATTACATCGAGAACACCTACAGGTGGATGGCTGAGAAGCCAAACGCCATACTTGGTGCGCTGGAGATGGATGCCGGCACCCGCGAGCCTGCCTTTGGGGGCGAGATCGTGGACTTTAAACTCAACAAGGTGCGCCACCTGCTGCAGGAACTGCCTAAAGAGCAACAGGTAGGACTTCATGCGGTATCACAGCTGCCGGGCCGTGGCCTGCTTATCCCCCGCGCGGTGTTCGAGAAGATCGGCCTGCTGGACCAGGATCGCTTCCCGCACTATGTGGCCGACTACGATTTTACCCACACTGCCCTGCGCAACGGGTTCGAGCTGTACGTGAACTACGACGCCAGGCTCTATACGTACCCGGAGGAAAGCGGAGAGCGCAAGAACCGCCAGAGCAAAACGCTGCAGAACTTCTACAAGCACCTCTTCGATATCAAGGGGGGTGGCAACCTACGTGACTTCACCCGTTTCACCTTAAAGAACTGCCCACCACCGTATATCCCGTACTACCTGGCGAATGGCTATGCCCGCCGTATTTTCGGGTATATGCTGAAATAA
- a CDS encoding glycosyltransferase — MKLLLSAYACQPNRGTELGNGWNWALNNARLGHEVWCLTTVEGRESIEKEVERLALPNLHVVFVELPAWVDKLFEYHLGFYPHYMYWQHRAYLKAKELDKAIDFDLVHHVTIGSLQMGTALWRLNKPLIFGPTGGGQEAPSRFKKYFYRWWRMEVVRKVISELLLALNPNARRAMQHASLVLTTNQDTYDMAQRIGALNPKMFLDTSLPEEFYPEAYPERIPEETLKILWVGRLFARKGLPLVLEALSKVRPDVKYELTILGDGPMHDYVPRWIEEYQLHGKVNWKGQVPWDEVKRAYTSHDLFLFCSLRDSSAAQFLEAMAYGLPIITLDLHGAQNLVPDDAGIKVPVSTPGQTVKAIAAAVEKLHDQPLLRRQMGMNGYKFSKSQTWTLKTQHINEFYSKYTQAKPAELTVQP, encoded by the coding sequence ATGAAGTTACTTTTATCTGCATACGCCTGCCAACCAAACCGTGGCACCGAACTGGGCAACGGCTGGAACTGGGCGCTCAACAACGCCAGGCTCGGCCACGAAGTATGGTGCCTGACCACCGTGGAAGGCAGGGAAAGCATTGAGAAGGAAGTTGAAAGACTAGCCCTGCCTAACCTGCACGTAGTTTTTGTGGAGCTTCCGGCCTGGGTAGACAAGCTGTTCGAATACCACCTGGGTTTTTACCCGCACTACATGTACTGGCAGCACCGCGCCTACCTAAAGGCAAAGGAACTCGACAAAGCCATTGATTTCGACCTGGTGCACCACGTAACGATTGGCAGCCTACAGATGGGCACCGCCCTGTGGCGCCTGAACAAGCCGCTCATCTTCGGTCCTACCGGCGGGGGCCAGGAGGCGCCTTCCAGGTTCAAAAAATACTTTTACCGTTGGTGGAGAATGGAGGTTGTGCGCAAGGTTATCAGCGAACTACTGCTGGCCCTGAACCCAAACGCCCGCAGAGCCATGCAACATGCCTCGCTGGTGCTCACCACCAACCAGGACACCTACGACATGGCCCAGCGCATCGGCGCACTCAACCCGAAGATGTTCCTCGACACCAGCCTGCCAGAGGAATTTTACCCAGAGGCTTACCCCGAGCGCATTCCGGAGGAAACACTGAAGATCCTGTGGGTGGGCCGTTTGTTTGCGCGCAAAGGGCTGCCGCTGGTGTTGGAGGCCCTGAGCAAGGTGCGCCCGGATGTAAAGTATGAGCTAACCATATTGGGCGATGGCCCCATGCACGATTACGTCCCGCGCTGGATAGAGGAGTATCAGCTGCACGGCAAGGTGAACTGGAAAGGCCAGGTGCCGTGGGATGAAGTAAAACGCGCCTACACCAGCCATGACCTGTTCCTGTTCTGCAGCCTCCGCGACTCCAGCGCCGCCCAGTTCCTGGAGGCCATGGCCTACGGATTGCCGATCATCACCCTGGACCTGCACGGGGCTCAGAACCTGGTGCCCGACGACGCAGGTATAAAAGTGCCGGTAAGCACACCCGGTCAGACGGTAAAAGCCATAGCCGCTGCCGTGGAGAAATTACATGACCAACCCCTGCTGCGCCGCCAAATGGGCATGAACGGCTATAAATTCTCCAAATCACAAACCTGGACGCTAAAGACACAACACATCAACGAGTTTTACAGTAAGTATACCCAGGCCAAGCCTGCCGAACTAACCGTTCAACCTTAG
- a CDS encoding nucleotide-diphospho-sugar transferase → MSTAIPQEPLHTPVLLIIFNRAHTTQKVFDRIRQVRPSKLYVAADGPRPHVATDAERCAETRRIVEQVDWECEVKTLFQEQNMGCGVAPSRAISWLFEHEEYGIILEDDCIPSKSFFWFCQELLEKYKNDTRVMHISGNNYLDGWRRDSDYSYYFSDKVNSWGWATWRRAWQLYDFNLGNYPELKDKGYLNGIFLNKLEETYRLSKLEETFTNIQKGDVWDYQWEFTVYSNSGLCIVPEVNLVRNIGFGEDATHTFNLHDKKAKVYEEEIAFPLRHPKFVIRDVESDRRNFNKMMRDKASAKLKALFSLSL, encoded by the coding sequence ATGAGTACCGCTATACCGCAAGAACCATTGCACACTCCGGTGTTGCTGATCATATTTAACCGCGCCCATACCACCCAGAAAGTATTCGACCGCATCCGGCAAGTAAGGCCCAGCAAGCTCTACGTGGCCGCCGACGGTCCAAGGCCGCACGTGGCCACGGATGCCGAGCGCTGCGCCGAGACACGCCGCATTGTGGAGCAGGTGGATTGGGAGTGTGAGGTGAAGACGCTGTTTCAGGAACAGAACATGGGCTGCGGCGTGGCCCCTTCCCGCGCCATCTCCTGGCTTTTCGAGCACGAGGAGTACGGCATTATCCTGGAGGATGACTGTATTCCGTCGAAAAGCTTTTTCTGGTTCTGCCAGGAGCTGCTGGAGAAGTATAAAAACGACACCCGCGTGATGCACATCAGCGGCAACAACTACCTCGATGGCTGGCGCCGCGACTCCGACTACTCCTACTACTTCTCCGACAAGGTGAACAGCTGGGGCTGGGCCACCTGGCGCCGCGCCTGGCAGCTCTACGACTTCAACCTGGGCAACTATCCGGAGCTGAAGGACAAAGGCTACCTCAACGGTATTTTCCTGAACAAGCTGGAGGAGACGTATCGGTTAAGCAAACTGGAGGAGACCTTCACCAACATCCAGAAAGGCGACGTGTGGGACTACCAGTGGGAGTTCACCGTCTACAGTAACTCCGGCCTCTGCATTGTGCCGGAGGTGAACCTGGTGCGTAACATCGGCTTCGGCGAGGATGCCACCCATACCTTTAACCTGCACGACAAGAAGGCCAAGGTATACGAGGAGGAGATCGCCTTCCCGCTGCGCCACCCCAAGTTCGTGATCCGCGACGTGGAGTCGGACCGCCGCAATTTCAACAAAATGATGCGCGACAAGGCTAGCGCCAAACTCAAAGCCTTGTTCAGCCTTAGTCTTTAA
- a CDS encoding O-antigen ligase family protein, protein MKVNYSIIFAIPLLMVMFLDPMYLELISGDDENTLGAILSILVKLNTGIAFLYSAYRFQTMSPFMRFVFALVTIYLFGMVMESYYKYDSFFIYPHVFQRILLFYFVFFIYTFYKNNDYLQLRHIINIILIGFVLNVVLIHPEALSIASFTNHERGVNASTMYMIVIPFLYFASKYLFEGGAYNLMMSFVVILAIIFFQHRTIWVCMTGIIVVYVYLVKFKAAKPVNFGKLLPIAFVIAVMGIVSSAFLFSMHPEILTKFQENFSDIENASEQGTGGWRYNQFLSYLPFIQDNFLMGMRFEGFELPIQFYRDDIDAPVFEDGNGHHFHSFYVDVLFYIGFVGMALFMMMKIYALRKGFTSNTLDEKQIVILAFISSGFVYGISYILPFFFYAFLGLALAYMEQHPENYTFIRESGMRMRARRRALQKTLHSV, encoded by the coding sequence ATGAAGGTAAACTACAGCATCATATTCGCAATTCCGCTACTTATGGTCATGTTCCTTGACCCTATGTACCTGGAGTTAATTTCTGGGGATGATGAAAACACGCTGGGCGCCATACTTAGTATCCTGGTGAAGTTGAACACAGGGATAGCTTTCCTGTACAGTGCCTACCGTTTTCAGACCATGTCTCCATTTATGCGGTTTGTGTTTGCGCTGGTTACAATTTACTTATTTGGAATGGTCATGGAGTCCTACTATAAGTATGATAGTTTCTTCATTTACCCCCATGTGTTCCAGCGGATCCTGCTCTTCTACTTTGTGTTTTTTATTTACACCTTTTATAAAAACAACGACTATCTGCAGCTGCGGCATATCATTAACATCATATTGATTGGCTTTGTACTAAATGTCGTCCTAATTCATCCAGAGGCACTTAGCATAGCCTCTTTTACAAACCATGAAAGGGGGGTTAATGCCAGTACGATGTACATGATTGTGATACCGTTCCTGTACTTTGCGAGCAAATATTTATTCGAGGGCGGAGCTTACAACCTGATGATGAGCTTTGTGGTGATACTTGCCATTATATTCTTCCAGCACAGAACCATATGGGTTTGCATGACGGGTATAATTGTAGTTTATGTATACCTGGTCAAATTCAAGGCGGCCAAACCGGTAAACTTCGGAAAGCTTTTGCCTATTGCCTTCGTCATCGCTGTAATGGGTATTGTAAGCAGTGCTTTCCTGTTCTCTATGCACCCTGAGATCCTAACAAAGTTCCAGGAGAACTTTTCTGATATCGAGAATGCCAGCGAGCAGGGGACCGGCGGCTGGAGATATAACCAATTCCTGTCATACCTCCCTTTCATACAGGACAACTTCCTGATGGGGATGCGGTTTGAGGGCTTTGAGTTGCCCATCCAATTTTACCGCGATGATATTGACGCCCCTGTTTTTGAAGATGGCAACGGCCACCATTTCCACAGCTTCTATGTAGATGTTCTATTTTACATTGGCTTTGTAGGCATGGCCTTGTTTATGATGATGAAGATTTATGCCTTAAGGAAAGGTTTTACAAGTAATACACTCGATGAAAAGCAGATTGTAATCCTGGCCTTTATAAGCAGCGGCTTCGTTTACGGCATCTCCTACATTCTACCCTTCTTCTTTTATGCTTTCCTGGGTTTAGCCCTAGCCTACATGGAGCAACACCCAGAGAACTACACGTTTATCCGGGAATCAGGCATGCGGATGAGGGCCCGCCGCAGAGCCCTCCAAAAAACACTGCATTCTGTTTAA
- a CDS encoding glycosyltransferase family 4 protein has translation MVIGVSGPVDVELLECDFGNVPIPSTSTFPLVSYYINGLVKRGYHVIVYTNSAELTEPTVLRSKQVTLCISPARPQPGRRIFKYEREQLKAIMCQNPSDVIYAFWTYEYAWAALESGIPTVVSVHDNAFKILLTQPDMFRLVRYLMNTIVLHKAKWIVANSAYTYHNLSASSKKKAVIIDNFYTPYLGELIPADTPKENFIVSVVNGFTKRKGIPKALHAFAKLREKFPALEYHLLGVDMEPGGAAQQYAQKHDLQEGVRFIGPSSQDELMQHVAKAKVLLHPSVEESFGMAVLESMLAHTPVVGGKSSGFVPYLLNHGEAGVLCDVVSTADMAAAVEKLLLNQDLADEITKKANAFAKANFSEEVVINKHLELFDSILNTGNANPPLLTKEKAAGTLFNS, from the coding sequence GTGTGACTTTGGAAATGTGCCTATACCCTCCACCAGCACTTTCCCACTGGTATCCTACTACATTAATGGATTAGTAAAAAGAGGGTATCATGTAATAGTGTATACAAACTCTGCGGAGCTGACTGAGCCGACTGTGTTACGTAGCAAGCAAGTAACCTTGTGCATCAGCCCCGCCAGGCCACAGCCTGGCAGAAGGATCTTCAAGTATGAGCGGGAGCAGCTTAAGGCCATCATGTGCCAAAACCCCTCCGATGTTATTTATGCTTTCTGGACCTATGAGTACGCCTGGGCCGCACTCGAAAGCGGCATTCCTACTGTTGTTAGTGTGCACGACAATGCCTTCAAGATCTTACTAACCCAACCAGACATGTTCAGGCTAGTAAGGTATCTGATGAATACGATAGTACTGCACAAAGCGAAATGGATCGTTGCAAACTCAGCCTATACCTACCATAACCTCTCTGCCAGCAGCAAGAAGAAGGCGGTTATTATCGACAACTTTTACACGCCATACTTAGGGGAACTGATACCTGCGGATACTCCCAAGGAAAATTTTATAGTATCAGTAGTAAATGGGTTTACCAAGCGAAAAGGCATTCCCAAGGCGCTTCACGCATTCGCTAAGCTCAGGGAGAAGTTCCCGGCGCTGGAATACCACCTACTGGGCGTAGACATGGAGCCAGGAGGGGCTGCACAGCAATATGCCCAAAAGCATGATCTGCAGGAAGGTGTCCGGTTTATAGGCCCCTCTTCACAAGACGAACTTATGCAACATGTAGCCAAGGCAAAAGTTCTTTTACACCCGTCTGTCGAGGAATCATTCGGGATGGCTGTCCTGGAGTCGATGCTGGCGCATACCCCGGTGGTTGGAGGCAAGAGCAGCGGCTTTGTACCATACCTGCTGAACCACGGCGAAGCAGGGGTGCTTTGCGATGTGGTATCAACAGCAGACATGGCTGCAGCAGTAGAGAAACTCTTGCTTAACCAGGACCTGGCCGATGAGATAACTAAAAAGGCAAACGCTTTCGCGAAAGCGAATTTTTCTGAGGAAGTAGTCATAAATAAGCACTTAGAGTTATTCGACTCGATCCTTAACACAGGGAATGCGAATCCACCTTTGCTAACCAAAGAGAAGGCCGCTGGCACCCTCTTTAACTCCTGA